The following nucleotide sequence is from Roseivirga sp. BDSF3-8.
GCGCTTTTCTGCAATGTGCATATCAATTCGGTCATTGAAGCACTGGATGCGGAAACGATATACGATGTACCCATCCTGATGAGAAAAGAAAAGCTGGATGAAAGGGTATTATCAAAGCTAAAGCTTAGCAACAAAACAGAACCTGACATAGACAGGTGGAAGGAGTTTCTCGGAAGGCATAAAAACCCTACCAATGAAGTAAAAATTGCACTTGTAGGTAAATACGTAGAACTGCCGGACGCCTATAAATCTATAGCAGAAGCTTTTACCCATGCCGGAGCGGAAAACGAATGCCGCGTGAACCTGGAGTGGGTGCATAGTGAAGAGATTACTAGCGAAAACGTACTCTCACTATTAGCTAACATGGATGGCATACTCGTGGCACCAGGGTTTGGTGAGCGTGGCATCCAAGGTAAACTAATTGCGGCACAGATAGCTAGGGAGCAGCGTATCCCCTTCTTTGGCATCTGCCTTGGCATGCAGTGCGCCGTAATCGAGTTTGCCCGAAACGTGCTCAATCTGGAAGGGGCAAACTCTACGGAAATGGACCCGGAGACGGCCCATCCTGTGATAGGACTCATGGAAGAACAAAAAAATATTACGCAAATGGGCGGAACCATGAGACTAGGGGCGTATGTTTGCCGTCTGAATAAAGGCACTAAGGCTTATCAGGCGTATGACAAGTTCTCTGTGACGGAAAGACACCGTCACCGGTACGAGTTTAATAATACCTACCTGGAGGACTTTAAAAAAGGCGGCATGATCGCCTCTGGTAAAAACCCTGATACCGGCCTTGTGGAGATGATCGAGCTGAAAGACCACCCGTGGTACGTAGGCTCACAGTTTCATCCGGAGCTAAAGAGCACGGTGCTTACTCCCCACCCTTTGTTTGTGAACTTTATTAAAGCCGCCATCGGGTATAAAAAAGACAAGGAGAGTAAGGACAATAAGTAAATAGCGACTTTAATTTATAGTATTACGCAATAGACGAATGGATAAGAATCAGGCAGTCGGACTGCTGCTGATGTCACTGCTACTTGCGGCTTACTTCTGGTTTTTCAGCGGTAACCCGGAACAGCAGGTGCAACAGCCGGAGCAGGCTCAGACAGAATTGACGGAAGATTCCACCACCACTACGGCGCCCGAAGAAACGCAGCTCTCTGAAGAGGACGATTCGCTGCGAAGACAGCGTATGAGTAGCCGCTATGGCAACTTTGCTGCCGCTACGGAAGGTACGGAAGCCGAAACAGTACTCGAGAATGAGCTGGTAAAAGTAACCTTAAGCAATAAAGGCGGTAGCATAAACCGTGTACAGCTTAAAAATTATACCACCTGGGATGATAAACCACTATACCTGGTAACCCCGGAAAGCAGCAAAATGAGTATGGTCATGAATCAGAATGGCCGTCAGATAGATTTACGTGATCTTTACTTTGAACCTACTGAAGTAGACTCACTGCAAAATGGCATCGCTTACGTTCTTAATACGGGCGATGGCAAGACGATAACCCAGGTTTATTCTCTTCAGGAAGATGGTTATGTCATTAACTACAGCCTGATGGGTGAGGGTGCAGCCGCACTGGGTACCTCTCCCCTGCAAATTAGCTGGATGGATGAGCTGGGTCGTTACGAGCGGCGCATAGAGGAGAGCCGCCAGAAAATGAAGGTTAACTACTACACGGCAGAGGGTGACTTTGAGGATTTTGGTGAGAATGTAGTGGATGATGAAGTATCTGAAATGCTGGACGAGCCTGTAAAATGGATCGGTCTGAAGCAGAAGTTCTTTACTTCAGCCATTATTGCCGAGAAGGCTTTTGCCCCCGGTACCCAGGTGGATCTTTCCATTCCCTCCTCTAACGATGTGGTAAAAACAGCTGAGGTAAAACTTACCTACCCGGCTGATCAGCTCAATGCACCTGTAAACTTCGACTTCTACTACGGACCTAATAACTACCAGGTATTAAAGAAGGTAACAGACGGGTTTAGCGAAAACGTGGACCTGGGCTGGGGTATTATCAGTTGGTTTAATAAGTTTCTGATCATACCGATCTTCCAGTTCCTGGAGAATTACATCGGTAGCTATGGCATTATCATCATCATACTTGTGGTGATCATCAAAATACTGCTATTGCCTCTCAGCTACAAGTCCTACATAAGCATGGCTAAGACAAAAGTCCTGAAACCTGAACTTGACGAGCTAAAGGAGAAGTACGGTGATGACATGCAAAAGCAACAGCAGGAACAGATGAAGTTGTATCAGAAGGTAGGTATCAACCCTATCAGTGGGTGTATACCTATGTTATTGCAGCTACCCATACTCCTGGCCATGTTTAACTTCTTCCCTAACTCGATAGAGTTACGGCAGGAGCCTTTTCTGTGGGCAAACGACCTTTCTACATACGACGCACTCATTCAATTGCCATTTGACATACCCATGTTTGGCAGCCACCTGAGTCTCTTTGCATTGCTTATGACAGCCTCTACCCTGCTCTACACCTATACTAACCAGCAGATGAGCACGGTACAGGGCCCTATGAAGAACATCGGTTACATCATGCCAGTGGTGTTCTTCTTCGTACTTAATAGCTTTGCTGCAGGTCTTACGTTCTACTACTTTGTAAGTAACGTAGTAACCATGATCCAGCAGCCTCTTATCCGTAAGTTTGTAGATGACGATAAGATCAGGGCTATTCTTGAGGAGAACAAGCGCAAGGCAGGTACTAAGAAGAAGTCCGGCTTCCAGGCCAGACTTGAAGATGCTATGAAAAAAGCAGAGGAAACCCGCCGCCAGCAGCAGGATGATAAAAAGAAAAGAAAGCGCTAAGCGCTTTCCTCTAATAAAAAAGAGGCTGCCTTGTTTTGATACAAGGCAGCCTCTTTTTTTACCCTCGCGTATAATAAGCCATCTAATAGTACATTGTCTTCTGTCTGTTCTCAACATCAAAAGAGTGCAATAGCTTATGCGTGATAAGCCTTCTATAATTTATTGTATAGTCGCCGGCAGCTACCCAATAAAAAAAGCCGGATGGGACCGGCCTTTTAATTTCTCATTTGATGGCGTAAAAGGGCTTATTATCCGCTAACCAGTACAGTATTTGGGCACCCCCCAAACTGCTCGGTAGGACAATCCAGCATACTGGGGTTAATAGCATCTGCTTTAAGGCCTGCTTTGATATTATCCATAGCAGCCGTTCTAAAGCTTTTCAAGTTGATTTCTATAAGGTTTAATTTCTGCTTTTTCATAGGGTGTAAATTTATTTATGGTTTAAAATGAAGTTTGATTTCTCATAAAAATACTTGCTTGCCAGGCTAGCATATCGCTGATTGGTTCTTCTCACTCCTCATGAGAAAGGAGACTGAATAAAGGTAACTTATAAGAGCTAATTTAGAATAATCGCAACTAAGATTAATAGCCTTACTGGTCAAGTCTTATTACCACCTTTTCACAACTACAAAAGTTACTTCTTTTAAAACAGACAAGCAATTATGAAAATCAGCCCGCATCATAAATAGGAAAAATCCTAACCTCCGAGCCAAACCATACAAATTATTCCAGGCTATAGGCAATAAAAAAAGCCAGTTCACACTGGCTCGTAAATTTTCTAAGGCCTGCCTTTTAGGAGGTTCTTCTTATCACGCCGGATCGCAATAGCGCCCTATGCAGTCTGTCTCGCAGTTTGCTATGCTACCATCAACTTCTGCTATTCGCTCAAGCCCGCCACGTACATGTCTGCTATCAGCAGTAGTAAAGCTTTTCACTTTTAATTCATTGAGAGTGAGTTGTTTCTTTTTCATAATGTGATTAGTTACTACGAATTATAACTTGTATGTGATCTACCGGTAATGCAAGTAATTATTTTACTACCGATAAATGTGGTAAAATATAATTCTACAAAAGCTAAAACACAACAAAAAACCCCGACTTACGTCGGGGTTTTAAGCTAATTCCTGAACTAATAATTATACTCTTACATGACCGGCTGGTCCTGAGAAGCAAAGTCTACACGCTCCAGACGAGGAATGTTCATCGGGTTAGGCTCAAGTCCTTTTACGTAATTTTGTTTCAGACGCAATACTTCATCATAGAACAATACGATAATCGGAGCTTCTTCAACAATGATGTTGTCCATAGCCTGGTACATATCTACCCTGTTAAAGCCTTCGCTTTCGTAACGCGCTTTATTATACAGATCGTCGAATGCCTTGTTGCTGAAGTTAGTCTTATTAGGACCGGCAGGAGCGAAGTTGCCACTGTAGAACATTGACAGGTAGTTTTCAGCATCAGGGTAATCACCCAACCAGCTACCACGGAAGAATACCACCTTACCGTTATCTACCATTTCCTGGTGAGTTGCCACTTGGTTAATTTCAATGTTTACCTTCACGCCGATAGCTTCCCACTGCTTTTGCAGGTACTCAATGATGGGCTTACT
It contains:
- the yidC gene encoding membrane protein insertase YidC, whose amino-acid sequence is MDKNQAVGLLLMSLLLAAYFWFFSGNPEQQVQQPEQAQTELTEDSTTTTAPEETQLSEEDDSLRRQRMSSRYGNFAAATEGTEAETVLENELVKVTLSNKGGSINRVQLKNYTTWDDKPLYLVTPESSKMSMVMNQNGRQIDLRDLYFEPTEVDSLQNGIAYVLNTGDGKTITQVYSLQEDGYVINYSLMGEGAAALGTSPLQISWMDELGRYERRIEESRQKMKVNYYTAEGDFEDFGENVVDDEVSEMLDEPVKWIGLKQKFFTSAIIAEKAFAPGTQVDLSIPSSNDVVKTAEVKLTYPADQLNAPVNFDFYYGPNNYQVLKKVTDGFSENVDLGWGIISWFNKFLIIPIFQFLENYIGSYGIIIIILVVIIKILLLPLSYKSYISMAKTKVLKPELDELKEKYGDDMQKQQQEQMKLYQKVGINPISGCIPMLLQLPILLAMFNFFPNSIELRQEPFLWANDLSTYDALIQLPFDIPMFGSHLSLFALLMTASTLLYTYTNQQMSTVQGPMKNIGYIMPVVFFFVLNSFAAGLTFYYFVSNVVTMIQQPLIRKFVDDDKIRAILEENKRKAGTKKKSGFQARLEDAMKKAEETRRQQQDDKKKRKR
- a CDS encoding pinensin family lanthipeptide, yielding MKKKQLTLNELKVKSFTTADSRHVRGGLERIAEVDGSIANCETDCIGRYCDPA
- a CDS encoding CTP synthase, with the protein product MGNTKFIFVTGGVTSSLGKGIISASLGKLLQARGLKVTIQKFDPYINIDPGTLNPYEHGECYVTDDGAETDLDLGHYERFLNITTSQANNVTTGRIYYNVITKERKGDYLGKTVQVVPHITDEIKRSIFSLGETGDYDIVITEIGGCVGDIESLPFIEAVRQARWDLGANNALVIHLTLVPYLKSAGELKTKPTQHSVKQLLESGIQPDILVCRSEHRLPMDIRKKMALFCNVHINSVIEALDAETIYDVPILMRKEKLDERVLSKLKLSNKTEPDIDRWKEFLGRHKNPTNEVKIALVGKYVELPDAYKSIAEAFTHAGAENECRVNLEWVHSEEITSENVLSLLANMDGILVAPGFGERGIQGKLIAAQIAREQRIPFFGICLGMQCAVIEFARNVLNLEGANSTEMDPETAHPVIGLMEEQKNITQMGGTMRLGAYVCRLNKGTKAYQAYDKFSVTERHRHRYEFNNTYLEDFKKGGMIASGKNPDTGLVEMIELKDHPWYVGSQFHPELKSTVLTPHPLFVNFIKAAIGYKKDKESKDNK